A window from Podospora bellae-mahoneyi strain CBS 112042 chromosome 1 map unlocalized CBS112042p_1, whole genome shotgun sequence encodes these proteins:
- a CDS encoding uncharacterized protein (EggNog:ENOG503PI9H) → MQFKSFFTVLAAGLTMMVAAEEDITTTETSTLTQTQTVTITQCNPTISNCPGHTTTSVETSTSTLTTWTFPLSNSTISVGPTATSKFSIITSRPVVTETSIVEVPEEPTGTTPAPAESSVVEGAAAGLAASHATVLLGVLGAGIALLA, encoded by the coding sequence ATGCAGTTCAAGAGCTTCTTCACCGTCCTGGCCGCCGGCCTCACCATGATGgtcgccgccgaggaggacatcaccaccaccgagaccTCGACCCTCACCCAGACCCAAACCGTCACCATCACGCAGTGCAACCcaaccatctccaactgccccggccacaccaccacctctgtcgagacctccacctccaccctcaccacctggaccttccccctctccaactccaccatctctgtcggtcccaccgccacctccaagttcagcatcatcacctcccgcCCGGTCGTCACCGAGACCTCCATCGTTGAGGTGCCCGAGGAGCCAACAGGCACCACCCCAGCTCCGGCCGAGTCCAGCGTCGTCGagggcgccgccgccggcctcGCCGCCTCGCACGCTaccgtcctcctcggtgtTCTCGGTGCCGGTATTGCTCTCCTCGCTTAA